In Primulina huaijiensis isolate GDHJ02 unplaced genomic scaffold, ASM1229523v2 scaffold40277, whole genome shotgun sequence, one genomic interval encodes:
- the LOC140969268 gene encoding uncharacterized protein, producing MLGKNLSLDMRIGGRKCKVRKRGCSSSSSSSLVQNYKLKRAFLVGKRVGSSTPVPLWKMNGSKSPRLEFDNGFKYVAAKGGENAKDFSVSARKLAATLWEINGLLPPITKRENMEDKMSEVGIVRKERIFEPNMDSMALALSDQFQGPVSEGMAPSKAGWHRNRASSSSQKLLLPDHALGRANSFSNCLVEVDPKQNHIHSPCKHLIGSKTRLNDVYNGLTTSKELLKLLSRIWPLDQKNSTSLSLASALKLELNRTCTYFNQYILEQRTNRTDVDNMLKHFLEEKVVWKNKEQDRIQSAVASLSGELKVEKRLRKQTEKLNKKLGEELAETKASLSRATKELERERRAREIMEQACDELARGIGEDKAEVEELKRDSAKVRKEVEKEREMLHLADVLREERVQMKLLEAKYQFEEKNALVDKLRNELESFLKSKNGEEQEDYGSPRYEKIKALERHLRETLPGSCQFQEDENDQDQETVDKVEKNEEEDDSDDSDLHSIELSVDELNKTFHWNGTVKNEAKRNSIDRSKGTIPTSENIKKPTISSQAKFADGIEWELTTNKQGNFDVFDKNVLFEFASKSWKNGAEDEIERYKVIKDLRDNIVSGTRMVSSQEFSGPS from the exons ATGCTGGGGAAAAACTTGAGTTTGGATATGAGAATTGGTGGGAGGAAATGCAAGGTGAGAAAGAGGGGgtgttcttcttcttcttcgtcaTCATTGGTACAGAATTACAAGTTAAAGCGTGCGTTTTTGGTTGGGAAAAGAGTGGGATCAAGCACCCCAGTTCCCTTGTGGAAAATGAATGGTTCAAAATCACCACGTTTGGAATTTGATAATGGATTCAAGTATGTGGCGGCAAAGGGTGGTGAAAATGCTAAAGATTTTTCGGTGTCGGCTAGAAAATTGGCTGCCACTTTGTGGGAGATTAATGGGTTGCTTCCACCCATAACTAAAAGGGAAAATATGGAGGACAAGATGAGTGAAGTGGGAATTGTTAGAAAAGAAAGGATTTTCGAGCCAAATATGGACTCGATGGCACTTGCTTTGTCTGATCAATTTCAGGGTCCTGTTTCTGAG GGGATGGCTCCCTCGAAAGCTGGCTGGCATCGAAACCGGGCATCATCCAGTTCTCAAAAGCTTCTGCTACCCGATCATGCTTTGGGACGTGCTAATTCTTTCAGTAATTGCTTGGTGGAG GTTGATCCAAAACAAAACCACATCCACAGTCCATGTAAACACCTAATTGGATCAAAGACTCGTCTTAATGATGTATACAATGGTCTCACAACTTCTAAAGAACTGCTCAAACTGTTGAGTCGCATTTGGCCTCTTGATCAGAAAAATTCGACAAGCTTATCCCTTGCATCTGCCTTGAAATTAGAGCTCAATCGTACTTGTACCTACTTCAATCAATATATACTAGAGCAAAGGACAAATCGGACTGATgttgataacatgttgaagcaCTTTTTAGAGGAAAAGGTGGTTTGGAAAAATAAAGAACAAGATAGGATTCAAAGTGCCGTTGCATCCTTATCAGGGGAGCTCAAGGTAGAGAAGAGGCTAAGGAAACAAACTGAGAAACTGAACAAAAAACTCGGGGAAGAATTAGCCGAAACAAAAGCCTCTTTGTCAAGGGCAACCAAAGAACTCGAAAGAGAGAGACGAGCACGTGAGATCATGGAGCAAGCATGTGATGAGCTGGCTCGAGGAATTGGTGAAGACAAGGCGGAAGTTGAAGAATTGAAGAGAGACTCAGCCAAAGTTCGGAAAGAGGTGGAAAAAGAGAGGGAAATGCTTCATTTAGCTGATGTACTACGCGAGGAAAGAGTGCAGATGAAGCTTTTGGAAGCTAAGTATCAATTCGAGGAGAAAAATGCACTTGTTGACAAGTTGAGAAACGAGCTTGAGTCATTTTTGAAATCTAAGAATGGAGAAGAGCAAGAAGATTACGGCTCTCCTAGATATGAAAAAATTAAGGCACTGGAGAGACATTTGAGGGAGACTTTGCCAGGCTCTTGTCAATTTCAAGAAGACGAGAATGATCAGGATCAAGAAACCGTAGACAAAGTGGAGAAAAATGAAGAGGAAGATGACTCAGATGATAGTGACCTCCACTCGATTGAACTAAGCGTAGATGAGCTCAACAAGACCTTTCACTGGAATGGTACTGTAAAAAATGAGGCGAAGAGAAATTCAATCGACAGAAGCAAAGGGACAATTCCAACATCCGAGAACATAAAGAAACCAACCATTTCCTCGCAAGCAAAATTTGCAGATGGCATAGAATGGGAACTCACTACCAATAAACAAGGAAATTTTGATGTGTTTGATAAGAATGTATTGTTTGAATTTGCATCAAAATCTTGGAAAAATGGTGCTGAGGACGAAATCGAGAGATACAAAGTGATTAAAGATCTGAGAGACAACATTGTTTCTGGTACAAGAATGGTTTCTTCTCAAGAATTTTCTGGTCCAAGCTGA